A genomic region of Bdellovibrionales bacterium contains the following coding sequences:
- the gcvT gene encoding glycine cleavage system aminomethyltransferase GcvT, with the protein MTLVKRTPLCERHEELGGKMVEFAGWRMPVEYSGLRKEHLNVRQNLGLFDVSHMGEVRVRGPKALETLEWLTSNWVGRLEKGQAQYSLLTNFVGGVVDDLIIYCLKKNEDYLLCVNASNTDKDFAWIVENNRGAELVNESSKWGQIAVQGPKARELTSRIFGAGVFDIPHFEFIESEFLDSKIYIARTGYTGEDGFEIFVPSIHTASLWDSLLSKGGDLGVAPIGLGARDTLRTEMKYPLYGHEIDDQTNPYEAGLGWVIKPDKKDFIGREPICAVKASGLKSKLIGFKMVDRGIARQGYRLFSFDNKEIGKVTSGTVSPSLNENIGVGYVRADLAEIGTDLMVEIRGRKLKAIIVETPFVLLKF; encoded by the coding sequence ATGACCTTAGTAAAGCGAACGCCCTTGTGTGAGCGCCATGAGGAGCTCGGCGGAAAGATGGTAGAATTTGCTGGCTGGCGCATGCCAGTCGAATATTCGGGCTTGCGCAAAGAACACCTGAATGTAAGGCAAAATCTAGGTCTGTTTGATGTTTCCCACATGGGTGAGGTGAGAGTTCGAGGTCCAAAGGCCCTTGAAACTCTCGAGTGGCTGACTTCCAATTGGGTAGGAAGACTTGAGAAGGGGCAGGCTCAATACTCTTTGCTGACAAATTTTGTCGGCGGTGTCGTCGACGATCTCATCATTTACTGTTTAAAAAAGAACGAAGATTATTTACTTTGTGTCAATGCTTCTAATACGGATAAGGATTTTGCCTGGATTGTCGAAAATAATCGTGGGGCTGAGCTTGTCAATGAGAGTTCAAAATGGGGCCAAATCGCAGTGCAAGGCCCCAAGGCCAGAGAGCTGACTTCGAGAATATTCGGCGCCGGGGTCTTTGATATTCCTCATTTTGAGTTTATTGAGTCTGAATTTCTGGATTCCAAGATTTATATTGCACGGACAGGTTATACTGGAGAGGATGGTTTTGAAATCTTTGTACCCTCAATTCACACTGCGTCCCTTTGGGACAGCTTACTCAGTAAGGGTGGCGATCTTGGGGTTGCTCCCATCGGCCTTGGGGCTCGGGACACTCTGCGCACGGAGATGAAGTATCCCTTGTATGGGCATGAAATCGACGACCAGACCAATCCTTATGAGGCAGGTTTAGGATGGGTTATAAAGCCTGACAAGAAGGATTTTATTGGGAGAGAACCAATTTGTGCGGTTAAGGCCTCAGGATTAAAATCTAAGCTCATTGGATTCAAAATGGTGGATCGTGGTATAGCTCGACAGGGTTACAGGTTGTTTTCTTTTGACAATAAAGAAATCGGCAAGGTAACAAGTGGAACGGTTTCACCCAGTCTCAATGAAAATATTGGAGTGGGTTACGTCAGGGCTGACCTGGCGGAAATCGGAACCGATTTAATGGTAGAGATAAGGGGTCGAAAGTTAAAGGCTATCATTGTTGAAACACCGTTTGTGCTTTTGAAATTTTGA
- the folD gene encoding bifunctional methylenetetrahydrofolate dehydrogenase/methenyltetrahydrofolate cyclohydrolase FolD translates to MVIRLDGKIVSETRREALKVKIADFFQRTGIRPGLAVILIGDDPASQVYVGSKIKSCQEVGIQSFEYRLKKNVSSDEVRSLIRGLNDQKNIHVILVQLPLPPHLSEYEIMACLDVQKDVDGLRAESMGYLWTNQPRVIPCTPAGVMAILEHYHISLKGIEAVVIGRSNIVGKPMAHLLMCADATVTICHSRTKDLRSYTREADLVVAAAGQSRFLGKDDFKKDSVIIDVGIHRQVLPDGKSKLCGDVRYEELEGWARAATPVPGGVGPMTITMLLENTLRLAELAQA, encoded by the coding sequence ATCGTGATTCGTTTGGATGGAAAAATAGTCAGTGAAACGAGGCGAGAAGCCTTAAAAGTAAAAATTGCAGATTTTTTTCAAAGAACCGGAATTCGTCCTGGGCTTGCTGTTATTTTAATTGGGGACGATCCAGCCAGTCAGGTGTACGTGGGATCCAAGATAAAATCTTGTCAGGAAGTGGGAATTCAGTCTTTCGAATATCGCCTGAAGAAAAATGTCTCCTCAGACGAGGTGAGGTCCCTCATTCGGGGCCTGAACGATCAGAAGAATATTCATGTCATTTTGGTCCAGCTCCCTTTGCCCCCGCACCTCAGCGAATACGAGATTATGGCTTGCTTGGATGTTCAGAAGGACGTTGATGGCTTGCGTGCAGAATCGATGGGGTATTTGTGGACAAATCAGCCACGCGTTATTCCCTGTACCCCAGCCGGAGTCATGGCAATTCTCGAACACTATCATATTTCTCTTAAAGGAATTGAGGCTGTGGTCATTGGTCGAAGTAATATTGTCGGAAAGCCAATGGCGCATTTGCTCATGTGTGCCGATGCAACAGTGACTATTTGCCATTCTCGAACAAAAGATCTCAGATCTTACACTCGTGAGGCTGATTTGGTCGTTGCAGCTGCGGGTCAATCGAGGTTTTTGGGAAAAGATGATTTTAAAAAGGATTCGGTCATCATCGATGTGGGGATTCATAGACAAGTCCTTCCGGATGGAAAATCAAAACTGTGCGGCGACGTTCGGTACGAAGAGCTTGAGGGATGGGCGAGAGCGGCTACTCCCGTGCCAGGTGGAGTTGGGCCAATGACAATCACTATGCTTCTGGAAAACACTCTGCGTTTGGCAGAGCTCGCTCAGGCCTAG
- a CDS encoding Flp family type IVb pilin: protein MPFNLTDTGRANQGGQSLIEYLILVALMGIATVGIIRTLQGALNSRYASVIHSLQGTSKRAEAVPINESDLKRKDLGDFMNGAASRDGNSEK, encoded by the coding sequence ATGCCGTTTAATCTGACAGACACAGGACGAGCCAACCAGGGCGGACAAAGTCTCATAGAATATCTCATCCTCGTGGCTCTTATGGGTATAGCAACTGTCGGGATTATTCGAACCCTCCAGGGCGCCCTCAATTCCCGTTATGCGTCCGTGATCCATTCTCTTCAAGGTACCAGTAAGCGCGCGGAAGCAGTGCCAATCAATGAATCAGATCTAAAGCGAAAGGATCTCGGTGATTTTATGAACGGAGCGGCCTCCCGCGACGGGAACAGCGAAAAGTGA
- a CDS encoding amidohydrolase family protein, with amino-acid sequence MGHRLVNNCYDSHVHWLATGQVATSWRLHHLKSALDLSRETLKPSYFRGEWLVGFGWDNNLWSQGEFPHRSTLDKLFPDFPVALSRADGHAVWVNSVALQRLGMLDVKGGEKGSIPQVVGGRIVLDSSGSPTGILIDLAKSLVDALIPQINRQQVKSFLLKGMQEFNRAGVTHIRDMSCFEEQWTEVVHLAEADLLTIAVEQTFSADNPNDFEAALNLAIRARRQNLALVRAQSIKIYCDGALGSEGALLSRDYQSGSGRGLELLNKSDIQGFMHLAWESGFDLAVHTIGDEAAHRVILAAQGVWEKGIKGRLHLEHAQMLRPETISQMPADSVRCHLQPCHWLSDRNWLRKKLGPLYPYVFPWRALQEAGIPFFFGSDSPIERPSVQNTLLAIEESSHEEIPKLLGDPLMYHSHPDGTWVPGCFSQFTDGIPTSVVFRGVHLI; translated from the coding sequence ATGGGACATCGTCTCGTCAATAATTGCTATGATAGCCATGTTCATTGGTTGGCCACAGGACAGGTAGCCACGAGTTGGCGTCTCCATCATCTCAAATCAGCTTTGGATCTCAGCAGAGAAACGCTAAAACCAAGTTATTTTCGCGGAGAGTGGCTCGTTGGATTTGGGTGGGACAATAATCTTTGGTCACAAGGTGAATTTCCACATCGCAGTACTCTCGATAAGCTATTTCCCGATTTTCCGGTGGCCCTGTCGCGAGCTGACGGTCATGCCGTTTGGGTCAATTCGGTTGCCTTACAAAGACTAGGAATGCTGGATGTGAAGGGAGGAGAAAAGGGCAGTATACCGCAAGTGGTCGGAGGCCGAATCGTCTTGGATAGCAGCGGGAGCCCAACGGGAATATTGATTGATTTGGCTAAATCCCTGGTTGATGCATTGATTCCCCAAATTAATCGGCAGCAAGTAAAGAGTTTCCTTTTGAAGGGAATGCAAGAATTCAACCGAGCAGGGGTCACTCATATTCGAGACATGTCTTGCTTTGAGGAGCAATGGACCGAGGTGGTTCATTTGGCAGAGGCAGATCTTCTCACAATCGCTGTCGAGCAAACATTTTCCGCGGACAATCCGAATGATTTCGAAGCGGCCCTGAACCTGGCTATCCGGGCCCGCCGACAGAATTTGGCTCTGGTGCGTGCGCAGAGTATTAAAATCTATTGTGATGGTGCTCTTGGTTCCGAGGGGGCCTTGCTCAGTCGCGATTATCAGTCCGGATCGGGTCGAGGACTTGAACTTTTGAACAAATCGGATATCCAGGGTTTCATGCATCTAGCTTGGGAGTCAGGCTTCGATCTAGCGGTTCACACAATTGGGGATGAGGCTGCTCATCGTGTGATTTTGGCGGCACAGGGAGTTTGGGAAAAGGGGATAAAAGGAAGACTTCATCTTGAACATGCGCAAATGCTCAGACCTGAGACAATCTCTCAAATGCCTGCCGATTCAGTGAGATGTCACCTTCAGCCTTGTCATTGGTTATCCGACCGCAATTGGCTGAGGAAGAAATTGGGTCCCTTATATCCATATGTATTTCCCTGGCGAGCTCTTCAGGAAGCGGGAATTCCTTTTTTCTTTGGTTCCGACAGTCCCATTGAAAGGCCCTCAGTTCAAAATACGCTTCTGGCGATTGAGGAAAGTTCTCACGAGGAAATCCCCAAATTGTTGGGAGATCCTCTCATGTACCACTCACATCCAGATGGGACTTGGGTGCCGGGTTGTTTTTCACAGTTTACGGATGGTATTCCGACATCCGTTGTTTTTAGGGGCGTTCATCTCATTTAG
- a CDS encoding hybrid sensor histidine kinase/response regulator codes for MKHSILCVDDELDNVDALERIFRRKYRVLKATSGDEGLGLLKDEPSVSLIISDQRMPKMTGVEFLKKSLRTHPEAIRILLTGYTDIESVVNAINAGEVYRYLTKPWDPIDLANTVDKAIEKFELRQELVEKNRALQTALVELKSLDQAKTQFMVLINHELKTPLTTLLSFLELLGESRLSEEQKKFHLRIDQSAQRLKTIIDEVLELVSAETGQIKIHQVKLDLAPLLANVQSLWRHRSKDRNLDWSVQLIHQKVKGDKRIVENVLSRLADNATKFANEDSTIEIVATQDKNDENEVRISIKNQGKVLSPKTIDKILKPFTLDEDMLHHSKGLGMGLSLCQALLKTHGRTLEIESSKGCVEISFRLPSG; via the coding sequence ATGAAACATTCCATTCTTTGCGTTGATGACGAACTAGACAATGTGGATGCGCTTGAACGCATATTTAGACGTAAATATCGTGTTCTAAAAGCGACCTCTGGCGACGAAGGTCTAGGCTTGTTAAAAGATGAACCTTCTGTTTCTCTGATCATCAGCGATCAAAGAATGCCCAAAATGACTGGGGTCGAATTTTTAAAGAAATCCCTACGAACTCACCCCGAGGCAATACGCATCTTGCTCACTGGTTATACAGATATAGAATCTGTCGTGAACGCGATTAATGCGGGAGAAGTTTACCGGTATTTAACAAAGCCCTGGGATCCAATCGATCTTGCAAACACAGTCGACAAGGCAATTGAGAAATTTGAACTCCGCCAAGAATTGGTCGAAAAAAATCGTGCCCTCCAGACGGCTCTCGTTGAACTCAAATCCCTTGATCAAGCCAAGACCCAATTTATGGTTCTTATTAACCATGAACTCAAAACCCCGCTAACCACCCTTCTGAGCTTTCTCGAGCTTCTCGGGGAGTCACGCCTTTCAGAAGAGCAAAAAAAGTTCCACCTACGCATCGATCAAAGCGCTCAACGATTAAAGACAATCATAGATGAAGTTCTTGAACTGGTTTCAGCCGAAACCGGACAGATAAAAATTCATCAAGTGAAATTGGACCTAGCTCCCCTTCTTGCGAACGTTCAGAGTTTGTGGCGCCATCGCAGTAAGGATCGAAATTTGGATTGGTCAGTCCAGCTAATCCATCAAAAAGTGAAAGGTGACAAGCGCATTGTTGAAAACGTTTTGAGCCGACTGGCCGACAATGCGACAAAATTCGCCAACGAGGATTCGACCATCGAAATTGTGGCCACACAAGACAAAAACGATGAGAACGAAGTGCGAATTAGCATAAAAAATCAGGGAAAAGTACTCTCGCCGAAGACCATCGATAAAATATTGAAACCTTTCACTCTGGACGAAGACATGCTTCACCATTCGAAAGGTCTCGGCATGGGTCTCAGCCTCTGCCAAGCACTCCTTAAAACTCACGGCCGAACTCTCGAAATTGAAAGTTCAAAAGGTTGCGTTGAGATTTCTTTCCGCCTCCCTTCCGGCTGA
- a CDS encoding CpaF family protein has translation MTMDDELLEICQFIEDKIARAPGVNFRSLDDDGGHGNSHHILKLLQNHTNSISNCDQQRILQEFCETGPLMHLIDDKTVTEILINGQREIWYEKSGKLERLPDSFFSAFTYENFVQKIFCESGVHIDLRRPAVDGNWLGFRFHAIGVPLSLNGTILTLRRHPENPWTIDGLCQAEWASRDTCHRLKSLVTDNESILIAGTTGSGKTSILSACLQNLRSNERAIILEDTKEIALPNQVSLRLLTRSEARSELPDYNLSDLVRQSLRMRPDRLVMGEIRGPEAKDLLLSLSTGHKGAMATIHARSPHEALMRLEILIQLGAPMWRTETVRKLIFHGIQYIILTQRENHQRRFAGAYRISSLESSGFLLDREF, from the coding sequence ATGACGATGGACGATGAGCTACTTGAAATTTGTCAATTCATCGAGGACAAGATTGCACGGGCCCCCGGAGTTAATTTTCGTTCTCTTGATGATGACGGAGGACATGGAAATTCGCATCACATCTTAAAGCTTTTGCAAAACCATACAAATTCCATTTCAAACTGCGATCAACAGAGAATTCTTCAAGAGTTTTGCGAGACGGGACCGCTCATGCACCTCATCGACGACAAGACCGTGACCGAAATTCTAATTAACGGACAAAGAGAAATATGGTATGAGAAGTCAGGAAAGCTGGAGCGATTGCCTGACAGTTTTTTTTCGGCCTTCACTTATGAAAACTTTGTTCAAAAGATATTTTGTGAATCAGGAGTCCATATTGATTTGAGGCGGCCTGCCGTCGACGGAAACTGGCTGGGGTTTCGCTTTCATGCTATAGGCGTTCCCCTTTCTCTCAATGGCACGATCCTGACCCTGCGTCGGCATCCCGAAAACCCGTGGACCATCGACGGACTCTGCCAAGCAGAATGGGCGAGCAGAGATACCTGTCATAGACTTAAGTCCCTTGTGACCGACAACGAATCCATACTCATCGCGGGAACAACTGGAAGCGGCAAGACATCCATCCTCAGCGCCTGCCTTCAAAATCTTCGCTCAAATGAAAGGGCGATCATTTTGGAAGACACAAAAGAGATCGCATTGCCCAACCAAGTCTCACTGCGTCTATTAACGAGAAGTGAAGCTCGGTCAGAGCTCCCCGACTATAATCTATCGGATCTTGTTCGGCAGTCTCTTCGAATGCGTCCTGATCGGCTTGTCATGGGGGAAATTCGCGGACCTGAAGCAAAGGATCTGCTCCTATCTCTGTCAACTGGACACAAAGGAGCCATGGCAACAATTCATGCACGAAGCCCTCACGAAGCTCTCATGAGACTGGAAATTCTCATTCAATTGGGAGCACCCATGTGGAGAACAGAAACGGTAAGAAAGCTCATTTTTCATGGGATTCAATATATCATTCTCACCCAACGTGAAAATCACCAACGTCGATTTGCGGGAGCCTATCGAATTAGCTCTCTTGAATCGAGCGGTTTTCTTCTCGATCGTGAATTCTAA
- the aspS gene encoding aspartate--tRNA ligase — MSFFSKLKRTHYCGQIGKTHVDLEVTLMGWVDKRRDHGGLVFIDLRDREGLVQVVLDPTRLENAGAKDVRNEYVVAIKGKVRARPPGMINDKIATGAIEIEAENLDILSEAAVTPIHIGDEKVSETLRLKYRYLELRSPKLQEHLRVRHLVAKVVRQHLSDEGFLEVETPILYKSTPEGARDYLVPSRVHLGHFYALPQSPQTLKQLLMIGGVDRYFQIARCFRDEDLRADRQPEFSQIDLEMSFVDEEDLIEMNERMAKKIWAEVKGVELAEFPRLSYKEVMDRFGSDKPDLRNPLELKDVGEALKGCGFKVIEDVLARGGVVRALAAPATGGYSRKDLDKLTEMVKQMGAKGLVWIKSDANGVLTSSISKFVSESLLQKVFQSAGGTNGGGVFIVADDFSIACASLSALRDHLGHELNLVDLSRDSFLWVVDFPLFEYDSNEKRWVARHHPFTSPKNEHLSILANEREGEYPYLLAKAYDLVCNGYEIAGGSIRIHNQNVQRSLFKALGLSDEEVHHKFGFFIEALSYGTPPHGGIAWGMDRLTMLLVGTNAIRDVIAFPKTAKASCLMSDTPSTVAQEQLLELGIRLGSAAELSINQGKGKVL, encoded by the coding sequence GTGAGTTTTTTTAGCAAATTGAAAAGAACCCATTATTGTGGGCAGATTGGAAAGACTCATGTTGATCTTGAAGTGACTTTGATGGGATGGGTTGACAAGCGTCGTGATCATGGGGGTCTTGTTTTTATCGATTTGCGTGATCGTGAGGGCCTGGTCCAGGTTGTTTTGGATCCCACTCGACTTGAAAATGCAGGAGCCAAGGATGTCCGCAACGAATATGTCGTAGCAATAAAAGGCAAAGTCAGAGCTCGGCCTCCGGGCATGATAAATGATAAAATTGCCACAGGGGCCATTGAGATTGAAGCGGAGAACCTCGATATTTTGTCCGAGGCGGCGGTTACCCCCATTCACATCGGTGATGAAAAGGTCTCAGAGACCTTGAGGCTTAAATATCGATATCTGGAGTTGCGGTCTCCAAAACTACAGGAACATCTCAGGGTGAGGCATTTGGTCGCAAAAGTTGTCCGACAGCATTTGTCTGATGAAGGATTTCTCGAAGTTGAAACCCCAATTTTATACAAAAGTACGCCAGAAGGGGCTCGCGACTATTTGGTTCCATCTCGGGTTCATTTGGGTCACTTTTACGCTCTTCCTCAGAGCCCTCAAACACTGAAACAGCTCCTGATGATAGGCGGTGTGGATCGATATTTTCAGATTGCTCGTTGTTTTCGTGATGAAGATTTACGTGCGGATAGGCAGCCGGAATTTAGCCAAATTGACTTAGAAATGAGTTTTGTTGATGAAGAAGACCTCATTGAGATGAATGAGAGAATGGCAAAAAAGATTTGGGCTGAAGTCAAGGGAGTTGAGCTGGCCGAATTTCCTCGTCTTTCTTACAAGGAAGTCATGGATCGTTTTGGTTCGGATAAGCCAGATCTGCGAAATCCGCTAGAACTAAAGGATGTAGGCGAGGCTCTTAAGGGGTGTGGCTTTAAAGTTATTGAGGATGTGCTGGCCAGAGGGGGTGTGGTTCGAGCCTTGGCAGCACCAGCAACTGGCGGGTACAGCCGCAAGGATTTAGACAAACTTACGGAAATGGTAAAACAAATGGGGGCGAAAGGGTTGGTGTGGATTAAGTCAGATGCCAACGGAGTTTTGACTTCATCGATCTCTAAATTTGTTTCTGAGAGTCTGCTGCAAAAGGTGTTTCAGTCGGCGGGTGGTACCAATGGAGGTGGGGTATTTATCGTGGCCGATGATTTTTCGATAGCCTGTGCCTCGCTGTCCGCCCTTCGCGACCATCTTGGGCATGAATTAAATCTGGTTGATCTGTCCCGAGACAGTTTTCTATGGGTGGTTGATTTTCCCTTATTTGAATATGATTCAAACGAGAAACGATGGGTGGCTCGGCACCACCCTTTTACATCTCCAAAGAATGAGCATTTGTCGATTTTGGCCAATGAACGGGAAGGCGAATATCCTTATCTGCTAGCGAAAGCTTACGATCTTGTGTGCAACGGATATGAAATTGCCGGTGGTAGTATCCGGATTCACAATCAGAACGTTCAGAGGTCCTTATTTAAAGCACTAGGTCTCTCTGATGAAGAGGTTCACCACAAATTTGGTTTTTTTATTGAGGCTTTGTCATATGGAACTCCTCCTCACGGTGGAATTGCTTGGGGTATGGATCGCCTAACGATGTTATTGGTAGGGACGAACGCCATAAGGGACGTCATTGCATTTCCAAAAACGGCCAAAGCGTCCTGTCTGATGTCTGATACCCCGAGCACGGTCGCTCAGGAGCAATTGTTGGAGCTTGGTATTAGATTAGGGTCTGCAGCAGAACTGAGCATCAATCAGGGCAAGGGAAAGGTCCTGTGA
- a CDS encoding polyhydroxyalkanoic acid system family protein, with protein MITCQSACDEKEAFSRVRKILEEDKDLRKLDSKLAYEFEESTLSGRATGHHFKAEMSVSKENLGSRVEITVDLPFHLGLVKSIVQKTLQRKLDEALLT; from the coding sequence ATGATTACATGTCAATCGGCCTGTGATGAGAAGGAAGCATTTTCTCGCGTGCGCAAAATACTTGAAGAAGATAAAGACTTACGCAAACTTGACTCAAAACTCGCGTACGAATTTGAGGAATCGACCCTCTCAGGACGCGCAACGGGTCATCACTTCAAAGCTGAGATGTCCGTTTCCAAAGAAAATTTGGGATCCCGAGTTGAAATTACGGTCGACTTGCCCTTTCACCTAGGGCTGGTCAAAAGTATTGTTCAAAAGACTTTGCAGAGAAAACTGGATGAAGCCTTGTTGACCTAA
- a CDS encoding RNA polymerase factor sigma-32, translating to MKSTKKKKSASLRGNHKTAAKSTERKKKAPTSLVKNRHSSQLTSKNKSNKSNLSPILNPEIVLSQKSTPRRDRPPFQDDYDPLLPEINDFSTPALDRSEIIEEYQLDLPEMKSKAGSLVPSSSVPLSSVDPVSRYMAEIARYPLLTRIQEEEVAKRYFETKDPRLAEVLVTANLRFVVKVAAEYSKFGARLIDLIQEGNVGLMHAVKEFDPYKGVKLITYAVWWIRGYIQEYLMRQYSMVRIGTTQNQRTLFYKLQKQKQDLEQLGEENGIRQISGRLGIPEDEVAEMQKRLSGRDVSLSQPLGQGESSRLLDLQTGDQGTEMDDMIELKEHLGLLNNALAQLRPLLSEKETYILDQRLLSDSALTLQDIGSEWGVTREAVRQMEARLLAKIKDAILKGGLPPLSEPSTTS from the coding sequence ATGAAAAGCACTAAGAAGAAAAAATCTGCGAGCCTCCGCGGGAACCACAAAACAGCGGCGAAGTCGACTGAACGAAAGAAAAAAGCTCCAACATCTCTGGTCAAAAATAGACACTCTTCTCAACTCACTTCAAAAAATAAATCAAATAAGTCAAATTTATCTCCTATTTTGAATCCAGAAATAGTGTTAAGCCAAAAATCTACTCCTCGAAGAGACCGACCTCCTTTCCAGGATGATTATGATCCCCTGTTGCCTGAAATCAACGATTTCAGCACTCCCGCTCTTGATCGATCAGAAATCATAGAAGAATATCAGCTAGACCTGCCTGAAATGAAGTCGAAAGCGGGGTCCCTTGTTCCTTCTAGCTCAGTGCCTCTGTCAAGCGTCGACCCTGTGTCACGATACATGGCAGAAATTGCGCGCTACCCTCTTCTAACCAGAATCCAGGAAGAAGAGGTTGCTAAACGCTACTTTGAAACAAAAGATCCACGTCTAGCCGAAGTTCTTGTGACTGCCAACTTGCGATTTGTCGTCAAGGTGGCTGCAGAATATTCCAAATTTGGAGCCAGACTCATCGATCTCATACAAGAAGGCAATGTGGGACTGATGCACGCGGTAAAGGAATTTGATCCCTATAAGGGGGTTAAATTGATCACCTATGCTGTTTGGTGGATTCGAGGTTATATCCAAGAGTATCTCATGCGACAGTACTCGATGGTGCGAATCGGAACCACCCAAAATCAGCGGACATTGTTTTACAAGCTGCAAAAACAGAAGCAGGACCTTGAGCAATTGGGTGAAGAAAATGGAATTCGGCAAATCAGCGGCCGGCTTGGTATTCCAGAAGACGAAGTAGCCGAAATGCAGAAACGCCTTTCCGGCCGTGATGTCAGCCTCAGTCAGCCCCTGGGGCAAGGGGAATCATCGCGTCTTTTAGATCTTCAAACAGGAGATCAGGGCACTGAAATGGACGACATGATTGAGTTAAAGGAACACCTTGGACTCCTGAACAATGCCCTTGCCCAACTTCGCCCTCTTCTCAGCGAAAAGGAAACATACATTCTCGATCAGAGATTGCTCTCCGATTCGGCTTTGACCTTACAAGATATTGGAAGTGAATGGGGAGTGACAAGAGAGGCCGTTCGCCAAATGGAGGCTCGCCTCCTTGCCAAAATAAAAGATGCAATTTTAAAAGGGGGACTGCCGCCCTTGTCCGAACCCTCTACCACATCATAG
- a CDS encoding FliA/WhiG family RNA polymerase sigma factor produces the protein MSNNNASSLLQKYKEEPNKLTPQQKDKLIMEYAPLIKFIAQKIAIRLPSNIELDDLISSGVIGLMDAIEKYDPTRDNKFKTYAEFRIRGSILDELRAQDWVPRSVRDKAKMLDRTLIAMEAELGRSASDEEVASNLGITMDEFYDLVNQVRPVSILSIDDAATFSNVDKKSILNLLEGCKLNNPYTQLNLKAVKEVVTKAIEDLPERQRLVLSLYYYEDLNLKEIGQILRVTESRVSQLHAQAISRLRAKLSQFFEDQELEAS, from the coding sequence ATGTCAAATAATAATGCGAGTTCCTTGTTACAAAAATACAAAGAGGAGCCAAACAAGCTAACTCCACAGCAGAAAGATAAGCTGATAATGGAGTATGCCCCTTTGATCAAATTCATCGCTCAAAAAATTGCCATTCGTTTGCCCTCTAATATTGAGTTGGATGATTTGATTTCGAGCGGAGTGATTGGATTAATGGACGCGATAGAGAAGTATGATCCAACCCGTGACAACAAATTTAAAACCTATGCAGAATTTCGCATTCGTGGGTCAATTCTTGACGAATTGAGAGCGCAGGATTGGGTTCCTCGCTCAGTGCGTGATAAGGCAAAAATGCTTGATCGAACTCTCATCGCGATGGAAGCAGAACTTGGTCGCTCGGCCAGTGATGAAGAAGTGGCCTCAAATCTCGGAATCACGATGGATGAATTCTACGACTTAGTTAACCAAGTAAGACCAGTGTCCATTTTATCTATCGACGACGCAGCGACCTTTAGCAATGTCGATAAAAAATCGATTCTTAATCTTCTTGAAGGCTGCAAACTCAATAATCCTTACACTCAATTGAATTTAAAAGCCGTAAAAGAGGTGGTGACGAAGGCCATTGAGGACTTGCCAGAACGGCAGAGGCTGGTGCTTTCTTTGTATTATTACGAAGACCTGAATCTGAAGGAAATAGGGCAAATTTTGCGGGTTACAGAGAGCCGCGTTTCCCAGCTTCATGCACAAGCTATCTCGCGATTGAGAGCCAAGCTTTCTCAATTCTTTGAGGACCAAGAGCTGGAAGCTAGCTAG